The proteins below are encoded in one region of Lentimicrobium sp. L6:
- a CDS encoding ATP-binding protein, whose translation MIEPKIPQNEIKRLEELKKYSILDTMPEKEYDDITALASYICRTPISLISLIDDDRQWFKSRHGLDAESTPRNVAFCAHAINHKDQLMIVPDSRDDKRFHDNPLVTGAPNVVFYAGIPLVSSEGYPVGTLCVIDHEPKELDEAQQKALITLSNQVIELFEARRKTMELNIKLYELGIQNEALDNFARIAAHDIKSPLNNIIQLSALFKAMYKDAVDPKAIQVLDVISNSSSKLTGLIDGILEYSRNTKLLSTDKSEVKVYQTINELIDNSFHQFKKYTQFKLNIDESLSIFSNKTAFQQILINLISNGIKYNDHEEVIISISAKEENGFFHFNVIDNGKGIREDEIEKVFDIFQTTSNTDKSGSYGTGIGLATVKSIVEGLGGEISVRSVVGKGSNFEFNIKKQV comes from the coding sequence ATGATAGAGCCTAAAATACCACAAAATGAAATTAAGAGACTAGAGGAGTTAAAGAAATATTCCATCTTGGACACCATGCCTGAGAAAGAATATGATGATATTACAGCTCTTGCTTCTTATATTTGCAGAACCCCTATTTCCCTTATTAGCTTGATTGATGACGACCGACAATGGTTTAAATCGAGGCATGGATTAGATGCAGAATCCACCCCCAGAAATGTTGCCTTTTGTGCTCACGCCATTAATCATAAGGACCAGTTGATGATTGTTCCAGATTCAAGAGATGATAAAAGGTTTCATGACAATCCCTTAGTAACTGGTGCTCCAAACGTTGTCTTTTATGCGGGTATTCCATTAGTAAGCTCCGAAGGTTATCCTGTTGGAACCCTATGTGTGATTGATCACGAACCCAAAGAACTTGATGAGGCCCAGCAAAAAGCTTTAATCACACTTAGTAATCAAGTGATAGAATTATTTGAAGCTCGTAGAAAAACGATGGAACTCAATATTAAACTCTACGAACTTGGTATTCAAAACGAAGCCCTAGACAATTTTGCCAGAATAGCGGCTCACGATATTAAGTCTCCTCTTAATAATATTATCCAGCTTTCGGCTTTATTTAAAGCCATGTATAAAGATGCGGTAGATCCCAAGGCTATACAAGTTTTGGATGTCATAAGTAATTCATCATCGAAACTTACTGGCCTTATTGATGGTATATTGGAATATAGCAGAAACACCAAACTACTGTCCACTGATAAATCGGAAGTGAAAGTATATCAAACCATAAATGAACTTATTGACAACAGTTTTCATCAATTTAAAAAATACACTCAATTCAAACTAAATATTGATGAAAGTCTAAGCATTTTCAGTAATAAAACAGCCTTTCAACAGATCCTCATCAACTTAATTTCCAATGGAATAAAGTATAATGACCATGAGGAGGTTATCATAAGCATTTCAGCCAAAGAAGAAAATGGATTTTTTCATTTTAATGTGATTGACAATGGAAAAGGTATACGAGAAGATGAGATAGAAAAAGTATTCGATATCTTTCAAACCACTTCAAATACCGACAAGTCTGGCAGTTATGGAACAGGAATAGGTTTGGCCACAGTAAAATCTATTGTAGAGGGATTGGGAGGAGAAATATCAGTAAGATCAGTTGTAGGCAAAGGTTCCAACTTTGAATTCAATATAAAAAAACAGGTATAA
- a CDS encoding phosphatase PAP2 family protein gives MAKTKRIDILFFAYLSISTLFLLISSGNVQNIELLIGLRVLLVPAIFALIYFSKKNPNPFLRLLRNTYPLIISGYFYSETVNYNKLFFDNLDPYLVKTESAIFGIQPSIEFSGFFSNLLFSELMYMGYFSFYLLIVFFILYVYFKKRDYFKEAVFKLTASLYIFYFIFCLFPSAGPQFHFSPPESILPNGFLFKEIMDFIQKMAEKPTGAFPSSHVGISIIILILSKKRFPPFFKMAWPFVIILIFSTVYIKAHYAIDIIGGLLIAPIILYLSDFSYQIPPWNQQKSNTQVKLDHD, from the coding sequence TTGGCTAAGACAAAAAGAATCGATATCTTGTTTTTTGCATATCTCAGTATAAGCACCTTGTTTCTGCTTATATCTAGTGGTAATGTGCAAAATATAGAATTATTAATAGGCCTTCGAGTCTTACTCGTTCCTGCTATTTTTGCTCTTATTTACTTCTCTAAAAAAAATCCAAATCCATTTCTTAGACTCCTCAGGAATACGTATCCATTAATTATTAGTGGCTATTTCTACTCTGAGACTGTAAATTACAATAAACTTTTCTTCGATAATTTAGACCCCTATTTGGTTAAAACAGAATCCGCTATTTTTGGAATACAACCCAGTATTGAATTTTCTGGCTTCTTTTCTAATCTTCTATTTAGTGAATTGATGTATATGGGCTACTTCTCATTTTATTTGTTAATTGTGTTTTTTATCCTCTATGTTTATTTTAAAAAGAGAGATTATTTTAAGGAGGCTGTTTTCAAACTCACTGCTTCACTTTATATTTTCTATTTTATCTTTTGTTTATTTCCATCAGCAGGGCCTCAATTTCACTTTTCTCCTCCTGAGAGTATCCTCCCCAATGGATTTCTTTTTAAAGAAATAATGGATTTTATACAAAAAATGGCCGAAAAGCCCACTGGTGCTTTTCCCAGTTCTCATGTGGGAATTTCTATCATTATTTTAATACTTTCTAAAAAAAGGTTTCCTCCATTTTTCAAGATGGCTTGGCCTTTTGTCATTATCCTTATTTTCTCAACGGTCTATATTAAAGCTCATTATGCCATAGATATTATTGGAGGATTGTTGATTGCTCCAATTATCTTATATTTATCCGATTTTTCATACCAAATCCCACCTTGGAATCAACAAAAATCAAATACACAAGTCAAATTAGACCATGATTAA
- the odhB gene encoding 2-oxoglutarate dehydrogenase complex dihydrolipoyllysine-residue succinyltransferase, which translates to MIIDIIVPTPGESISEVQIASWLVENGAGVAKNMEILEVDSDKATLSITAEATGKIEILVEEGETVDVGSVIARIDTDAKVEIAEASAPAPLEAKEEKAPETKTEEAPKDEKKAKPANDSFDFKLSPLARKLIEEENIDASELEAFYKSLRVGVKDIEFFKNAKANAPAASTKASKDSWEGGREQKVQKMSMLRKKLAQRLVSVKNETAMLTTFNEVNMTPIFEIRKKYKEQFKETHGVGLGFMSFFTKACTIAMKQFPQINSMIDGDQVVSFEYTDVSIAVSSPKGLVVPVVRNAEMMSLAEIEADIKRLAIKARDGKLSLDEMTGGTFTITNGGVFGSMLSTPIINPPQSAILGMHNIVERPIAVKGKVEIHPIMYVALSYDHRIVDGRESVGFLVKVKELLENPEKMLFDGAEPVAELLGV; encoded by the coding sequence ATGATTATAGATATTATAGTCCCTACACCGGGAGAATCCATAAGCGAAGTTCAAATAGCCAGTTGGTTAGTTGAAAATGGCGCAGGCGTGGCCAAAAACATGGAAATTTTAGAGGTTGACTCCGACAAAGCAACATTAAGCATAACTGCTGAAGCTACTGGAAAGATTGAAATTCTGGTGGAAGAAGGCGAAACCGTAGATGTGGGTTCTGTAATTGCACGAATTGACACCGATGCAAAAGTTGAAATTGCTGAAGCTTCGGCGCCTGCTCCTTTAGAAGCGAAAGAAGAAAAAGCTCCAGAAACAAAAACAGAGGAGGCTCCAAAAGACGAAAAGAAAGCCAAGCCTGCTAATGATAGCTTTGATTTCAAATTATCTCCATTGGCAAGAAAACTAATAGAGGAGGAAAATATTGACGCATCAGAGTTGGAAGCCTTCTATAAATCATTACGTGTTGGAGTAAAGGATATTGAGTTCTTTAAAAATGCTAAAGCTAATGCCCCTGCAGCATCAACTAAAGCCAGTAAGGATAGCTGGGAAGGTGGACGAGAGCAAAAGGTTCAAAAAATGAGCATGCTTCGAAAGAAATTGGCCCAAAGGTTGGTGAGTGTTAAAAACGAAACCGCCATGCTCACCACTTTTAATGAGGTGAATATGACGCCTATCTTCGAAATCAGAAAGAAATACAAGGAGCAATTCAAAGAAACCCATGGTGTGGGTTTAGGCTTTATGTCCTTCTTTACCAAAGCTTGTACCATTGCCATGAAACAATTTCCACAAATCAATTCCATGATTGACGGCGACCAAGTGGTGAGTTTTGAATATACTGATGTCAGTATAGCGGTAAGTTCGCCAAAAGGCCTTGTGGTACCTGTGGTTCGCAATGCAGAAATGATGAGCTTGGCCGAAATAGAAGCCGATATCAAGCGATTGGCCATAAAAGCTCGTGACGGCAAACTCAGCCTCGACGAAATGACTGGTGGAACCTTTACCATTACCAACGGAGGAGTCTTTGGATCTATGCTTTCTACTCCTATTATCAACCCTCCTCAATCTGCCATTTTGGGAATGCATAATATTGTGGAACGCCCCATAGCAGTGAAAGGAAAAGTCGAAATTCATCCCATTATGTATGTGGCCTTAAGCTACGATCACAGAATAGTTGATGGAAGAGAGAGCGTTGGTTTCTTGGTAAAAGTAAAAGAGTTGCTCGAGAATCCTGAGAAGATGTTGTTTGATGGCGCTGAGCCTGTGGCTGAGCTGTTGGGGGTTTAA
- a CDS encoding DEAD/DEAH box helicase, with amino-acid sequence MQFKELDLIAPILKALDEENYVEPTLIQEKSIPLILAKNDVLGSAQTGTGKTAAFAIPILQHLFIDRRDNNKSRKINALIITPTRELAIQIGESFTAYGKHTGLRNTVVFGGVNQKPQTNALRNGIDILVATPGRLLDLMDQGYISLKDIKYFVLDEADRMLDMGFIHDIRKIIAKLPAERQSLFFSATMPENIVELSRKILHNPKKVEVSPTSSTAKLIKQYLYYTNKASKPNLLLHILKDKEIKQVLLFSRTKHGSDRVARNLQKKNVDAAAIHGDKSQNQRQRALADFKNGKLRVLVATDIAARGIDIDKLKYVINYDIPNIAETYVHRIGRSGRAGENGNAISICEPEENAFVRDIEKLINKKLIVIEDNPFPQTDKVMNNAEKKELEKEKQRKKREFFANRDKKKQGNSRFSKSDKKKSGFRNR; translated from the coding sequence ATGCAATTTAAAGAACTAGACCTCATTGCGCCTATACTTAAGGCTCTTGATGAGGAAAATTATGTAGAGCCTACGCTTATACAAGAAAAATCAATTCCCCTCATTTTAGCTAAAAATGATGTTTTAGGAAGTGCCCAAACAGGAACAGGGAAAACAGCGGCTTTTGCCATCCCCATCCTGCAACACCTGTTTATTGATAGAAGAGACAATAATAAGTCAAGAAAAATAAATGCCCTTATCATTACCCCAACTCGTGAACTGGCCATACAAATTGGCGAAAGTTTTACAGCTTATGGAAAACATACTGGACTAAGGAATACGGTGGTTTTTGGTGGTGTAAATCAAAAACCCCAAACCAATGCCCTCAGAAATGGTATCGACATATTAGTGGCCACTCCTGGTCGCTTGTTAGATCTCATGGATCAGGGATATATTAGTTTAAAAGACATTAAGTATTTTGTACTGGATGAAGCCGACAGAATGCTAGACATGGGATTTATCCATGATATAAGAAAGATCATTGCTAAGCTACCAGCTGAAAGGCAATCATTGTTTTTCTCTGCCACCATGCCAGAAAATATTGTAGAATTATCAAGGAAAATTCTGCATAATCCAAAAAAAGTAGAAGTGAGTCCAACTTCCTCTACTGCTAAGCTAATTAAGCAATACCTATACTATACCAACAAGGCAAGCAAACCAAACCTTTTGCTTCACATTCTCAAAGACAAAGAGATTAAACAAGTTTTACTTTTCTCTAGAACCAAACATGGTTCTGATAGAGTTGCTAGGAACCTACAAAAGAAAAATGTAGATGCTGCAGCTATTCACGGGGATAAATCACAAAACCAAAGGCAAAGAGCTTTAGCTGATTTTAAAAATGGTAAACTTCGAGTTCTAGTAGCTACAGATATTGCAGCCAGGGGTATCGATATTGATAAACTGAAATATGTTATCAATTACGACATTCCCAATATTGCCGAAACATATGTACACAGAATTGGTCGTTCTGGAAGAGCTGGAGAGAATGGCAATGCTATTTCTATTTGTGAGCCAGAAGAAAATGCATTTGTTAGAGATATAGAAAAGCTCATCAATAAAAAACTTATTGTTATTGAAGATAATCCATTTCCTCAGACCGATAAGGTAATGAATAATGCAGAGAAAAAAGAGCTTGAAAAAGAAAAGCAAAGAAAGAAAAGAGAGTTTTTCGCTAATAGGGATAAGAAAAAGCAGGGTAATTCTCGCTTTTCTAAGTCTGACAAAAAGAAAAGTGGTTTTAGAAACCGATAA